From Deltaproteobacteria bacterium:
AGTGAGCTCTTCGGATATGAGAAAGGGGCATTTACAGGCGCATTTGCAAGAAAGATAGGACTGTTTGAATATGCGGACGGAGGCACACTATTTCTGGATGAGATTGGAGATATGGGCACGGCATTGCAGGCAAAACTCCTTAGAACCATACAGGAACGGGAGATAAGACGGCTGGGGGGTAAAGAGAATATAAAGTCAGATGTCAGGATAGTTGCTGCCACAAATAAAAACCTTGAGGAAGAGATTAAAAAGAACAGATTCAGGGAAGACCTTTTTTATAGATTGAATGTTATTGCAATATGCCTGCCTCCCCTGCGTGAGAGGAAGGAAGACATACCTGAACTGGCAGGGTATTTTATTGAGAGGTACAGTATGGCATCCGGCAAGGAAATAAAGGATATATCTGATGATGCCCTGAACCTCATTATGAACTACAACTGGCCAGGGAATGTCAGCCAACTGGAATCTATTATCGAGAGGGCTGTCCTCTTAACAGCTGGAAAGATACTGGATGCAGACGCCCTGCCTATGGAGATAAAAAACAGACCATACCAGATAGGGAAGATAGACTTTGAAATACCGGATGAAGGCATGTCGCTTGAGGAGTTTGAGAAAGAGGTGCTTTTAAAGGCTATGATAAAATCAAACTGGGTTATTGCAAAGGCTGCAAACCTTCTCGGCATGTCATACAGGACACTTCAATACAGGCTTGAGAAGTCTGGCATAAGAAAAGAGGCAGCAAATACACCAAAAAGTATAAGCAATATACCAAATGGTGCATAGAAAACTGATTATTTGGCGG
This genomic window contains:
- a CDS encoding sigma-54-dependent Fis family transcriptional regulator, whose protein sequence is ALVVDDEKGQREILKTILEDEGYDVTAAGSGRDALRIVQRSSFDCILTDLKMPGMDGIQLMKEILKASQWVSIVIMTAHGTISSAVGAMKHGAFDYLTKPLDRDELLIVVKNAVDKANLLKENISLKAELRERFKLDNIIIGTNNKMRECIRIAEKVSASNSTVLIYGESGTGKELIAKGIYHNSQRRDKPFMAINCAAIPENLLESELFGYEKGAFTGAFARKIGLFEYADGGTLFLDEIGDMGTALQAKLLRTIQEREIRRLGGKENIKSDVRIVAATNKNLEEEIKKNRFREDLFYRLNVIAICLPPLRERKEDIPELAGYFIERYSMASGKEIKDISDDALNLIMNYNWPGNVSQLESIIERAVLLTAGKILDADALPMEIKNRPYQIGKIDFEIPDEGMSLEEFEKEVLLKAMIKSNWVIAKAANLLGMSYRTLQYRLEKSGIRKEAANTPKSISNIPNGA